The Diceros bicornis minor isolate mBicDic1 chromosome 26, mDicBic1.mat.cur, whole genome shotgun sequence sequence TTATGCTAGAATAGCAGAGTTGAGTAAATGCATCAGGGACCATGTGGGTtgtaaagctgaaaatatttactctctggcccttatagaaaaagtttgtcaactcCTGTgataaagtagaagaaaggacCAGGCCAATGGTGGCTGCCTCCCTATTCCCAGCTCTCACAGGCCCGAGGAGAAAGCCACACAAGTCACAGATACAAACGCCCTCAAGGACAGAGCTGAGGCTGGGGCCCTGCCACGAGGCACTACGGACTGGTCATCTCACATCAACCCGCTAGGCAGCAGCCCTCTGGGGTGGTTACTTGGTTTTCCTTAGTTCCTCCCTTCTGAGCACAGCATTTCTTGATTGTGAAGGGTAATCACAGAGTCACGGAGTTTTGACACGGTGGGACCCTCAGGAGCTGCTGAGATCACAGATCTATTTACTCCTGCACTCCACTACGCCAACAACACTCTCAGAACTGTCTgccaccatcctctctccccttAAAACACTTAActtaggtttctttttttctaactcCTTTCACTGTTGGTGCACTAAGAACAGGATGTTCTAAGCTCATCCCCCCGCCTCGCCTGGGAGAATGAGGCCTAAGAGCAGGTGTGGCAGGCTGTGACTCGGTCTGTGGGTCAAGTGTGTGAATCTGTGATGACTTCCATTAGTCGACTCAGTGGTCTTTCTCTCATCCatgttggggatggggatggTTGCTGGGGATGTGACGTAACACTGCCTTACTGGTTATTTTCACAGCTTTACCTTAACTGGCATTGACCAAATCCCAGTCAAATACCAACTGAGTGAGCTGTTTCCCCGTGTTTTTGGATGTTGGGAATCTCCACTTGGAAATAACATACCACACACCAAATGGGACAAGCTTTGGGGTCTTTAGCTTAACATTTAAAAGTCCAATACTCATTTacaatttcttttctcttaggcAAAGGATTTTGTACCTTCAGCTTACTCCCCTTCTGGCCAAAAAGAAGTGTATGTTAAGGCACTGattattgttaaaattttagACACAAGTGAACCACCCAGCCCACACCAGTCTTGGCTCTTCTACACCATACAGCGAAAGCACCCACCTCTGCTATGCCATACAGAGAGTCCACAATCTCTCAATCAAGACTTCATGCTGAGAGAGCTCTAGAGCCAGCTGGTTCTCAGCATCTCCGCACATCTCCAGCAACTTCCTTTAAATACAAGACGCCCCAACAACAAGCATGTGTTCATTACATCAGGCACTTGGTTACCATGTTGCTCACTTCTGCTCTCTCTATGATGGGAACACATCAAGGCGCTACACAATAGAGCCTTAAAAATGTCATGAGTTTAGGGCGTCACCTGAAACCTGAGTCCACAGATTTGAGCTTTAAAATCAAAACAACGATGTCAGGTaaaccttgtgtgtgtgtgatgtgtgtaaaCAGTGAGGGCGCGACTCCCTCAAGGAGTAGGTTCtcggctggccctgtggcttagcggttaagtgtgcgcgctccgctactggcggcccgggttcggatcccaggcgtgcgccaacgcactgcttctccggccatgctgaggccgtgtcccacatacagcaactagaaggatctgcaactatgacatacaactatctgctgaggctttgggggaaaaaaaggaggaggattggcaatagatgttagctcagagccggtcttcctcagcgaaaagaggaggattagcacggatgttagctcagggctgatctttctcacacacacacacaaaaaaaaataaaattaaggattAGGTTCTCACATCAGGTGAAAACCAAGTGTTCTCAGAAGCACCCTGAGAATCTTTACAGTCACACGTAAAGTCCATTATATATAGTTTCATGTCTGCTAGTGGGTCCAGTCCAGGCGGTGTCTCCTCCCGACTTAACGCAAGTGCTGCTTTCCTGCTGGGCAGAGGAGGCGGCGGGCTAACATTTATGGGCCGTGTTACATGGAACTCGTGTTTCCTTGTGATTTTCTGTGAGCATAGGGTTAATATCACACAGAGTACACCTGCAAAGGATGAGTTGTTCTGTCTGTGTCCCTGCATCCTTCTCGCCCCTCCCCATCTAGCTCTCTACAGGATTCTTTTGAAATTAGAAACGTGTGTGGCGCTGGCAGGAGGTGGCCGTGGAGCTGTAGTTAAGATGTAATCTCTGGTGCCCAGCTGCCTGAGTGTGAACACAGGCTTTGCTATTtacagctgtgtggtcttgggccaTTTACTACCCTATGTGATTGTCaacatcctcatctgtaaatggggtgTTAGTATCACTACCTCCAAGGTTGTTCTGAGGATTGAATGAGTAAGTACATGCAAAGCACCTAGAACCGTGCGAGCACAAAGGAGCACTCTCCAGCAAGGGTGTTGATGATGACGGCAATGGTGTGAGGAAGTATAAACATGGAAACACATCTAGGCTGGAGGAACTGGGAAGCCAGCATGTGGGTACGTGCCACCCTCCTCTCAGGGCCAGTGCCCTCAAATACGGGAGCACagacaggagagaggaagggggaagagTGGGAGGAAACCATTATCCTTGAAAGAACGAAGGGAGATCTGTAGGACATACAGCATAGCAGATGTCAGGAAATGGCTAACAAGTCCAAAGACTATGCCCCACTGGATAGCAGGGCCCACATTACCACAGGGGAGAGCAGACATGATTAATGACACTGGCCTCCTGGAGAAGCAGGTAGAAGGAAGGGTAAACATTCCCTCTTACaatgaaaacagttttattatatttttaaattatttatattgtaCATgtcctttgttaaaaaaaaaacaaataattcagaaaatacacTATTTTGAGTCAACCACCATTGACATTATGGTGACCACCCCTCAAGGAAGTCACTCTTAAGGACTGGAAGGGACTTAGAGTTTATAAATCTGAGTCAACACCTGGAACAGGGCAGGTGAGCATAGAGTTCTTTAAACCCAAGCTGAGGGGATAAATATTGACCCTATCGACTGCTTTTGTTAGCAGCCCCTTGTATCATGCATCCTTGCTCCTTCTAAGATGAAGATTCTTCAGCATCCCAGTGGTCTAGACCCCACTTCCTCCGTGGAGGCTGTGCTGTTCTCCTGGCAGATGAGCCAATGCCGTCATGCTCATGGTCCTCTGGTCACACATGGGCCATGGACACCACCCAGCCATCCACTTCTACCGACCCACAGGGCGTCTGCCTCTCTTTCCAAAACAGCCAGCTCTTATTCCAGGAGAGAGTCTTCTGGCTGAGTCAATGCTTCTTGTATGTTCTGAGTGAGAGCTGTCAAAGGGAGTTTTTTCTGGTAGGCACACAGTTGGTGTTTGGTAAGTATTACTTTAATGTGCTTGTTTGTAATGAAAATGTGTTAATGATTATTGACACCTATCCTCAAATACCTTCAGATCATCATTCATTGACTTCTCCCCCAGGCAGACTGCACAGGTAAGAGACAACCTGTCTGGGGTCAGGTATGAGCTGGTCTCAAAGGTATGAGCTGTGGGACTTCATCTCTGCGCCAGTTTCCTCAGGCCTGGAATACAGGGAAGATGACAGTGCGTGTCTCCTAGGGCTGTCTGCTGCCTGATGGAGATACTCAGTGTCAAGTACCAGGCATAtggtaagtactcagtaaatgttacctGCCATTATTGTGGTAGTAGCTATGACTATTATTTGTAATTAATCAAGTGCACACTATGTCCCATGACTGGGGACATAAGACACAGAACTTGCTCTCTGATTATCACCAAATAAATGCACTAAGGTGCTCAATTTCAAAAAGTTTTGCTAGACTACTCATTCTTCAACTGGCTCTTAATGTGGCTCTAATCATAAAGATTTAGCTGTAGTTAAACATCTAAAAATATCTAGCTAAATAGCAAAAAAGTGTTTTTAAGGTTTTTAAGCACAAAACCACTCCTATTCCTATCAGAGATTTGTTTTTCAGCTGGAAATGACCATAAGGATCATCTGATTCATGTTCTAATTGTGCAGTCAAGGAACCGGAAGCCTGGCCAGGGATCCTCTGATGGACGGCAGCGCCAGACTCAGTGCCGGCAGCCTAAGCCCCAGGTCTGTGTCTTTTCGTCACTGGCTGATGGCTTATCTCAGAATCTGGGTAGAAGAAGCCTCGAAAGTAACAAGTCGGCTGGTTACAACCCCACCATATGCTAACAAAGAATACTTTCAATGGTGGAGCACCCCAGGTACTTTTGTCTTCCCAGTGGAAAGGGCACTCATGTCACAGACACAGGGTCCCTCTTGCTGCAGCCTTGTTGTGCCTTGACCTCGGGCATGTCACCTACCTCTCTTGGCTCCAAAGGGCTCCATCTGATGCACTTACACCTGTGTTTGCTTGTATTGTATAGACTATCTCTGGAGGGCTATCAAGGAACTGCTAACACTTGTGGTCCTGGAGAGGGGAACGGGGAGCCTGGGGAACAGGGCTGAGAGAGCCCTCACTTTATGTTCTTGGTATATTCTGGATTTTGACCATGGAAAGGCATAGCCTATTCAAAACAGTACactgaaagttaaaaataaataacaacaaataTACTTACACATCTCTCCTCCCCCCAAGttattttcagataaataaaagaGGCTTCACACGCCCGTAGGAGACATTCCTGCTTCCACATTCTAGTCTAGGAAGATCCGAGAAAACAGGCTTTGATCATAATAGAGGAGAATTCACGCATTTTACTTATGCTGCCTTTCTAAGGAAATTTAAATCTAGAATAAATGGAATAATCAGGCAATATACATTTTGTGCATCCCTGGAGATCTGTGGGTCTACGGGAAAAAAATCATAGAGAGGAGTCTATTTTGACAAGTGTCACTCGAGCTCCAAGCTGTAAACAGCCTGTGGTTTCCATGCCCTGACCTCAAAGCCACGACAATCGTGTTTCCTGATGCACATACTAAGGACAGTCTGTTTATTTAACACGTGAGCTCATTACTGAAGATGCTGTCTACCAACATGAAACTCCTCCACAGAGAAGGCCTGAACAGCTTTCTAATCACCAGGGATTCATCTAAAAGGCTCTAAAGtcataatttataaaatgtatgCCAACTGCACAAAAAGAAGTCATTCCAGATCTCATATGATGCACAACATGACCTCAGTCACATCAATGGGTTGGGCTGAGAAGCCCACCCCTTCCGTCTCTCTTCCCTCTAATTCTTCCCTCTTCACATGCATGGGAGCCTCTActactgggcctttgggaggcTCCTCCTATATTTTCTAGAGCCCTCTAGACTGCTATGATTTTCTCCATATTATATGACCTCTTGTGGTCACCTTTCTTCCATCATTTCCAGGGTGACTCCTCTTCCCACGTGCAGAGTGTAGACACCCTCAGAGCCCTGTCTTTGGCACTTTTGTTCGAGGTTGAAGTAGGAAGGCTAAGGCATTAATTAGGTTTTAGAAATGAGGGCCAGGCACCCTTGCCTGGAATATGCCAACCACCTGCCACTCATTTCCCTCCATCATGGCTGGGCCActatctcctccaggaagcctcaccTGACTACCTCTCTCCTCCGTTGGTGCCCATTCATGGTCCTCCCATAATGCCTTCTGCATATTTTGTTTAGCATGTTGTTTATAATTATCCATTTGTGTGTATCTCCCCCACAGGCCATGAGAACCTTTAACGTGGAGATTATATCTTATTCAGTTTATATCTCCAACACTTGCGCACAGTAGATGTTtggtaaatattactttaatGTCTTTGTTTGTAATGAACATATGTGGCACTCGGGCTTGCCTCAAAGCAATCAAAAGGAACCACAAGACATAACTGTGTGAAGGACAATGGCATATAGCATGAATGGGAGGAAGCAGGAGACAGTGACACTCATAAGGGAAAATGCCATCAGATTATGAAGGGCTTACCTCATGCTAAAGAGTTGGACTTTAACCCAGGCAGTGGGAAACAGTCAGTGTCCCTCCACTGAGGCACCACAGATTTTATGGGACACTTTCTTGTGTGGAACTATCCAGGCATTGCAGAAGTTGACAGCAGTTTGGTCCCCACCCTCCAAATGCAGTAGTGTCCCCCAGTCTCTAtagcaaccaaaaatgtctctacaCATTTCCAAATATCCCCAGGGGTGTCATTCTGGTCCCTGTGGAGAACCACTAAGCTAAGATTTTCTTTTGAGGCAGAAGGATGACAAGATCAATTCATATTTCAGGAAGCCAACTCTGGTGATCATGTTAGAGATAGGCGgcgaaagaatgaaattagaggCAGGAAATGCAGCTCAGGAGGTGACTGCAACAGTCCAGGTGAGAAGTAATTAGGTCTTGCATTAAGACGAAGGTGGTAGAGATGGACAGAAGTGAGGAATTCAAAAGACATTCATAGAGAGAATCACAGGACTTGCTAATCAAGCAGCTATGGGGAGGTAAGGACAAAAGGAGAGGAAATATCTAACCCCCACTCTAGCTTAGACAACAGGGAGGGTGGAATTCAAAAGTGAACACAGAAAGAACTGGTTGTGCACTGTAAAATAGACATCTAGGGAAGGAAGCTTTTTACTTGATTGAGGTGGTTTAGAAGCCCCAGGCATAAACACATCAGTCAGAAGGCATGAAAATAGAGGAGGAGGCCCAAGGAATGTGACTGCAAGAATAATGAGGAGAAGGACGGAACCTCAGGAGACAATACGAAAAGGGAAGGCAGAGCAGAAGCCATGGCAAGAGGAGAAAGAGCAGCACGGGCAGAACCAGCGCTTGTGTCGGTTCTGATGAACGGGACCTACAGCAAGCATTCCTGGAATCGTAGGTGTGTGCAAACTACCACTCCTTTGATATGCACCACTACAGAAAACTATTGTGCAAGAGAGGAACAACCCTTTGGACACAAGGCAGGGACACGGTTAGTGGGGACCCTGAGAGGGGTGCGGAGGAGCCAGCCCGCCGCCAGCCGTCCAcacccgccccccgccccccgccccccgcgcccCGCCAGGACATTCGCCTGCCCGCGGTCGGCTGGGCCCTCGGCTTCCTGCGGCTGAACCCCTGCTTTCTGGCGGCGGCGGCCCGCGGGGCTCGGGGCGGGGGACGGGCGGCCCCGGCGGCTCCTCCACCGCCTCCCGGCCCAGGCGGCGGCTCCCCAGGCCGGCGGCCCcgccctcccgcgtgccctccagcGCCGCCCGCCGGGCCGCCGGGGCGGGAGCGCAGCCAGGCCCAGGGCGCGGCCCCGCGTCGGTCCCCGAGGAGGACGACCCCCCGGGCTGAGCGGGCCCGGGCAGAGCGGGCCACTAGGACCCCGGTGTCCTTTCCTCATCAATGCTTCCTCCACGGATGTGAAACTCACTTCCCTGACTAGATTCAAACACGTGTTGACGAAGGCAGACACACGGCGTGTCCACGGTGTGACACCCGTATCACAAGAGCCCCCAAACTCATCCAGGGGACCCCTCTCCCTGCAGGGCTGCTCGGGGAGGAGGCGAGGCTGTGAGGAGAGGACCCGGGAACCGCCTGGATGATGGAAATGGTCAGTGTCTTCATCAGGGTCGCGCTTATGCGCGGGTgtagacatttgtccaaacacAGAACTCCTCAGATGGGTGCCGGTCAccgtgtaaattttacctcagattttttaaaagtgaaaaccaGCAGCTGCAGGACAATACGGACCGTGTGTTCCACTTGGTGACATGAGAGCAATGGGTCCTCTCTTCACAGCGCGGACACGCGCACGGGGGAGGCCGTGTGGGGACGGCCGCCTCCAGAGCGGCTGTCATGGCGGCCGGCGCGAGGTGGCAGGAGGGGCGCTGGCACCGCGGACGTCACTGGGGCAGCGGGAGAAGGGGCCCGACCCCGCGGTGGGAAGTCATCGGGGTGAGCGGAGGCCCCGGGTgacagggtgggtggggagggtgacTGGAGACCCATTGGTGAGGTCcagggccaggccccgggctccaggcagcccctcccccaccccggcgGTTggcgccccaccccacccccaccccggagcCCCGTTGCCTAGGAACCCTCGGCGTGTTTGGACTCTTCGCCTCGCGCAGGCGCCGGTGCCCGACACTTGGCGGGACTGGCCGACTGGGCTGGAAGCTTTGCGCCGAGCGGACCAGGTCAGCTCTGCGACCCGCGGCGATGGCCTCCTGGTTTGGTGGCCTAGGCTCTGGCTTAGGCCATTCCCTGGGGCAAGTGGGCGGCAGTGTGGCTTCCCTCACTGGACACATCTCTAACTTCACCAAAGATGTgctgaggaagggaagggagaaggcGGAAGAGTCACCGGACTCTGGGAGGACGGAGATGGAGGACGTTCAGGCAATTGTAGCGTCAGAGGAGAGACTGAGAACCCAAGCTTTGAGAAAAGCTGAAATTGTGCAGCAGACCGTGGAGGAAAAAGACACACGGCTTGCCTCCATGAGAGAAGAAAACAGTCATCTGAAAGAAGCCCTGGAACGACTGAGAGAACAGACTGGAACTGCACCTGTGGTTGACCCTAAAACCCTGGACAGGGTGACACGACTAGAATCTGAGGTCTCTCAGCTGATGGTGATAAAAGGTCATCTGGAGGAGGAAGTAAAACATCATCAAAAGATGAGTGAAGAGCAAAACCAGAGGAAGACACAGCTCCTTCGAACTTTACAAGAGCAGAAACAGGAAATGGATGAACTTAAATACCAGCATGAGCAAATGCATATGAAACACACTCAGCTCTTTTCAGccaaagatgaggaaattaagaattTGCAAAACAcgataaaacaaatcaaaacccaCTTGCCTGAAAAAACCCAGCACATGCAGATAAAACATTCAGAGATTTGTCAAGTGGCAAAAGGTCAGAGTCTTAGTGTGCAAAACGGAAGTGAAAAGCATGATTTACGTAAAGTTGAAACTGAAAgattaggaaaaggaagaaaagaacaggaaTGGGAGATGAAACTTCGAACTGAAAAGACTATCCCTTTGACGGAGCAGATTGACCAGCCCTACAAAGATGAAATTGGTCAACTAACTCAGATTATCCAGCAAAAAGAGTTGGAGGTACAGGGTCTTCACGCTAGAATAGCTTCAGATGAGAAGGTGAGGGAAAACAGCAACCTAAAAAGAGAGTATCACAAAATGATGGACATACTGGTTGCCAAAGAAGCAGACCTCGTGAAGCTGCAAGATGAAAATACAAAACGGTCCACAAGATTTGAAAGCAGTGGTCAGGATATGTTTAGAGAAACTGTTCAGAACCTCTCACACATCATTCGAGCAAAAGACATGGAAATCGCTGCCTTGAATCAGAAATGTCAGACTTTATGGACAATCTTGCAGACATCCAGCACTGGCGGTGAGGTTGGAGGGGTTACTGTGAATCAGTTGGAGGAGCTTCTGCAGGAACGTGACACGTTACAGCAGCAGGTCTCCCTAATGGAAGGCTGGACACATCAGGTGATGACCGCGGTGCGCAACATGCAGCGAGAGTCAGCCCAGCTCCAGAAAGAACTTCCACAGCTTCAGGCTCGGGTCTTGATGGACGGTGATAATAAGTCTCAACTACGGATGACCTCTACTGACCGGATCCAAAATTATAAAGAGGAGGAAATCCAAGTCATACATCTGGCAAAGAAATTAGCACGAATGCAGCTCAGCCTAGAGCAGCTGTGCAATGCCAGGGACGTTCTTTTAGGTCCACTTGACCTTACTGCACCACAGCCTCCCACCACATCATCGCTCACTTCAGAGTCAGCCAACTCTCTGAAGGCAGCTAGATCTGATGCAGTGAGTGAGTCTTGTAAAGCGCTCCCAGAAGAGATAGAAGAGTTAAGGAGATCCACGGAGGAAAAAGAGGCAACCATTCGAAGCCTCCAGGAGGAGAATCAGAGACTGTCTGCTGCGATTGCTGCCACCTCCGAACTAGACAGAAAACAACGTGAAGAAACAGATTCTGAAATCCAGCAGCTCAGGGAGAAACAAGATGTTTTACAAAACTTCCTTCAGGAAAAAGAGCTCTTAGTCAACGCAAAAAGTGAGGAATTACTTTCTTTGAGTGAAAATTACACAACTGAAGTGAAGGAAAATGAACTTTTGAGGCAGGCAGTAACAAACCTGAAGGAGAGAATATCACGTTTTGAAGTGGATTTGCAtaaagtaaaacaagaaaatgaaaaaatactagaaaggtccagggaaaaggaaacagaaaaccaGGCATTACAAGAGACAAATATGCGGCTTTCTATGAtgctgagagagaaagagttcgAATCTGCTGCAGTGAAGAAGAAGGCTCTTGCTTTGGAGCGACTCCTGAAAGAAAAAGAgcagggccaggctggggagTTAAACCAGCTTTTACATGCAGTTACGTCCATGCAGGAAAAGACAGTTCTGTTTCAGCAGGAGAGAGATGAAGTCGTGTTGGCACTGAAACAGCAACAAATGGAAAACTGTGCCCTACAGAATGAGGTTCACCATTTACGTGACAATGAATTACACTTACACCAGGAGCTAGAGAGATCTCATAACCAGGCTTTAGAGTCAGAAGATGCTCATCTCCGTGAAGTGCTGGTTGCAGAAGACAGAGCAGCTCAACTAAGAAAGAGAGTCACAACACTAGAGGAAAAGCTACTTTTATCTTCCCAGGCAACGCAAAAGGCAAGCCATCAAGCCAGGGTACAGGCAGAGTCATTGCAGGAACAACTGAATGTTGTCACCAAGCAGAAAGATGAAACCGCATTACAGCTTTCTGTCTCCCAGGAACAAGAAAAGCAGTATGCTCGAGCACTAGCCAACCTGAAGATGGCACTAGCCGAATGGATGGAAAAGGCAGACCATCTAGAAGGAAAACTGATGACATTGCAGGGAAGACTAGAGAAAGCAAATGCCGTCTTGGATCTGAAGGAGGAACAAATTggagaatttaaaaagcaaaatgaggTCCAACAGGAAATGTTGGATGAGGTGCAAAAGAAATGGATGAACTTAGTAAGTAGCATGGAAGGAAAAGTAGAGAAAGTCCTAGTGAGAAAGCTCTTCCTGGACT is a genomic window containing:
- the LOC131422009 gene encoding thyroid receptor-interacting protein 11-like, yielding MLEIGGERMKLEAGNAAQEVTATVQDIRLPAVGWALGFLRLNPCFLAAAARGARGGGRAAPAAPPPPPGPGGGSPGRRPRPPACPPAPPAGPPGRERSQAQGAAPPRTRARGRPCGDGRLQSGCHGGRREVAGGALAPRTSLGQREKGPDPAVGSHRGTLGVFGLFASRRRRCPTLGGTGRLGWKLCAERTRSALRPAAMASWFGGLGSGLGHSLGQVGGSVASLTGHISNFTKDVLRKGREKAEESPDSGRTEMEDVQAIVASEERLRTQALRKAEIVQQTVEEKDTRLASMREENSHLKEALERLREQTGTAPVVDPKTLDRVTRLESEVSQLMVIKGHLEEEVKHHQKMSEEQNQRKTQLLRTLQEQKQEMDELKYQHEQMHMKHTQLFSAKDEEIKNLQNTIKQIKTHLPEKTQHMQIKHSEICQVAKGQSLSVQNGSEKHDLRKVETERLGKGRKEQEWEMKLRTEKTIPLTEQIDQPYKDEIGQLTQIIQQKELEVQGLHARIASDEKVRENSNLKREYHKMMDILVAKEADLVKLQDENTKRSTRFESSGQDMFRETVQNLSHIIRAKDMEIAALNQKCQTLWTILQTSSTGGEVGGVTVNQLEELLQERDTLQQQVSLMEGWTHQVMTAVRNMQRESAQLQKELPQLQARVLMDGDNKSQLRMTSTDRIQNYKEEEIQVIHLAKKLARMQLSLEQLCNARDVLLGPLDLTAPQPPTTSSLTSESANSLKAARSDAVSESCKALPEEIEELRRSTEEKEATIRSLQEENQRLSAAIAATSELDRKQREETDSEIQQLREKQDVLQNFLQEKELLVNAKSEELLSLSENYTTEVKENELLRQAVTNLKERISRFEVDLHKVKQENEKILERSREKETENQALQETNMRLSMMLREKEFESAAVKKKALALERLLKEKEQGQAGELNQLLHAVTSMQEKTVLFQQERDEVVLALKQQQMENCALQNEVHHLRDNELHLHQELERSHNQALESEDAHLREVLVAEDRAAQLRKRVTTLEEKLLLSSQATQKASHQARVQAESLQEQLNVVTKQKDETALQLSVSQEQEKQYARALANLKMALAEWMEKADHLEGKLMTLQGRLEKANAVLDLKEEQIGEFKKQNEVQQEMLDEVQKKWMNLVSSMEGKVEKVLVRKLFLDYFQTPKHERQEVLRLIGSTLGMKREEMERLIQEEQGGLTRWMTGWLGSRSVPSTPLTPNQQSELNGSFSELFVKFLETESHVAFPPQKLSAQDRKHLDAPRREKLAKNVPARLNTTLGSTPRKSDVTACSTAVSLIDPPGPGTGGSGHLLLNTVTDVVPTCTPLLLSPAKSAAVAQKDLS